A stretch of the uncultured Trichococcus sp. genome encodes the following:
- the rpmG gene encoding 50S ribosomal protein L33, with protein sequence MRLNITLECTECKERNYLTKKNKRNNPDRLEVKKYCPRERRVTLHRETK encoded by the coding sequence ATGCGGTTAAATATTACATTGGAATGTACGGAGTGTAAAGAACGTAATTACTTAACAAAGAAAAACAAACGTAACAACCCGGACCGTCTTGAAGTGAAAAAATATTGTCCACGTGAAAGACGCGTGACTTTGCATCGTGAAACAAAATAA